The Devosia sp. YIM 151766 genome includes a region encoding these proteins:
- the rpsK gene encoding 30S ribosomal protein S11, with product MAKTEVARIRRKERKNITSGVAHVNASFNNTMITIADMQGNTISWSSSGVMGFKGSRKSTPYAAQVAAEDAAKKAQEHGMKTLEVEVRGPGSGRESALRALQAAGFSVTSIRDVTSIPHNGCRPRKRRRV from the coding sequence ATGGCTAAGACTGAAGTCGCGCGCATCCGCCGTAAGGAGCGCAAGAATATCACTTCCGGCGTCGCTCATGTGAACGCCTCGTTTAATAATACCATGATCACCATCGCCGATATGCAGGGCAACACGATTTCGTGGTCGTCCTCGGGCGTGATGGGCTTCAAGGGATCGCGCAAGTCGACCCCCTATGCCGCGCAGGTTGCGGCGGAAGATGCCGCCAAGAAGGCGCAGGAACACGGCATGAAGACCCTTGAGGTCGAAGTGCGCGGCCCCGGCTCGGGTCGTGAATCGGCCCTGCGGGCGCTACAGGCCGCCGGCTTCAGCGTCACCTCGATCCGCGACGTTACCTCGATCCCGCACAATGGCTGCCGTCCGCGCAAGCGGCGCCGCGTCTAG
- the rpsM gene encoding 30S ribosomal protein S13 encodes MARIAGVNIPTNKRVVVALQYIHGIGDKFAKDITEKVGIPAERRVNELTDAEVIQIREAIDRDYVVEGDLRRNVAMNIKRLMDLGNYRGLRHRRGLPVRGQRTHTNARTRKGPAKPIAGKKK; translated from the coding sequence GTGGCTCGTATTGCTGGCGTCAATATTCCGACGAATAAGCGTGTGGTGGTTGCGCTGCAGTATATTCACGGAATCGGCGACAAGTTCGCCAAAGACATTACTGAAAAGGTCGGCATTCCGGCCGAGCGCCGCGTCAATGAGCTGACCGACGCCGAAGTCATTCAGATCCGTGAAGCCATCGACCGCGATTATGTCGTGGAAGGCGATCTTCGCCGTAATGTGGCGATGAACATCAAGCGCCTGATGGACTTGGGCAATTATCGTGGCCTGCGTCACCGTCGCGGCCTGCCGGTTCGCGGTCAGCGCACCCATACCAATGCTCGTACCCGCAAGGGTCCGGCCAAGCCGATCGCTGGCAAGAAGAAGTAA
- a CDS encoding adenylate kinase yields the protein MRLILLGPPGAGKGTQAKVLMDAYGIPQLSTGDILRSAIAAQTPLGLEVKAILDRGDLVSDDIVNGIISERLDAEDCKPGFILDGFPRTIAQAESLDRMLADKGVSLDAVIEIKAETDELVKRVINRARESGTARGDDNEDVLRKRLGVYSEQTAPLVAYYADKQLLRTVDGMAPVEQVTAAIKSALGK from the coding sequence ATGAGACTGATTCTGCTGGGGCCGCCGGGAGCGGGCAAGGGGACGCAGGCAAAGGTCCTGATGGACGCCTATGGCATTCCCCAACTCTCGACCGGCGATATCCTTCGCTCGGCGATCGCGGCGCAGACGCCGCTCGGGCTGGAAGTGAAGGCCATTCTGGATCGGGGCGACCTGGTGTCCGACGACATCGTCAATGGCATCATTTCGGAGCGCCTGGACGCCGAGGACTGCAAGCCCGGCTTCATTCTCGACGGCTTTCCACGCACCATCGCCCAGGCGGAGAGCCTGGACAGGATGCTGGCGGACAAGGGCGTGTCGCTCGATGCCGTCATCGAGATCAAGGCCGAGACCGACGAATTGGTGAAAAGAGTCATCAATCGGGCCCGGGAATCGGGTACGGCACGGGGTGACGACAACGAGGACGTGCTGCGCAAGCGCCTCGGAGTCTATTCCGAGCAGACCGCGCCACTGGTCGCCTATTATGCCGACAAGCAGCTCTTGCGGACGGTCGACGGCATGGCGCCGGTCGAGCAGGTGACGGCGGCGATAAAATCGGCGCTCGGGAAGTGA